CCTTTTTAGTTTAAACCATTTTCAGAATTAATTGTGTACACATGTTCTTAAAACCATAACACACATATACATGACCTTTTTTGAGTCATTTTTAAATAGTGGCTTGCAATTGGATGCAACTCTGTGGGGTCAAttttccttgaatttcgaaaactATATGAAAGTTTTGGATGATGATGCTTCCGTAATCTTATTGATTCACTTTGGAGTCACCAAACTGCACCAAGGTTGGTCCTTTTTACCAATAAATATATGGTTTTTGTATATCACGATCTTACTTTTAATTAATAACTtttatgtaatcttattgattgtgtATACTAAGTTTTTTTTGTTTAAATGCTACAGACAAACTGTCAGTTTCTACTGACTGCAAAAACACCAACGTTTTGATAGACACCGATCATCCGCAAATCATTGAGTTCAGACAACGGTACATTATTACCAAAAAAAATTCActtcataatattaattaatactttATCTATGTTAAATTTAACATATTTCAATCTAAAAAGACTAATCttattttctgtatttatttttagttgaaccattttcagaaaaaaaaataagacaaATTTAGTAGATACTCAATCATTCAAGTAATAAATTGAAATATACATGTTGAAAGTCTTCATTTAGTTATCCTACAAAGTATAGTAATAAATTTAAAAACTATTATAACATAAATAAATCATTCTATTAGTATTCattaaatgttattattaataaatgatCTAAAGGTAAATAATTCACTTTGTTGTACATTCACCTTTTTtattcataaaaataacatttaatgaaacATAGTAGTTCCCAAAACAACTAAACCAATTTCCATTTAATGCCCAATCTTTTGTTCACTCCATAAATGAGTACATTAATTGTGCATTTAAAACAAATATTCTACAACTTATTAGTAAATTTGTATTTGCATTCATGTATTGAACATTGTTTGATAATTCAATTACAATAACTAACTTCTTAATTGTTATCGTAGCCTCACCCAAATCCATTCTTCCGAAGATTCCATTTGTTCGTTAGCTCCTTCGTTGTCAATTTCTTCTGCCCATGATCCAAACTCCTTTTTCAAAAAGGCTCAGTATGTTGGTTTAGATCGCTTGAACCCGTCCATGGTAATCATTTGAATGAATTTTTTTGACCCCATATTTAACCAAACATATATCCAAATTTCaacttttttgttaaaatgattgtAGGAAGGCATTTATATTATTCATGCCACAATCAATACCATTCTTCCCGACGATACTTGGTACTACATTGCCTGCAAGAAGTGTAACAAGAGTGCTAAACGTGTTATCCCCAACTGTGATCTTACATTGGACGTTGATCAACTTTTAAACTTGGAACGAAAGTGTTATGGTTGTATCAATAAGCCGGACGTGATAGTGAGGTGAGTTACAAAACATTCAAAATACATTTACAAAATATTAGTTTTTCTCTTTAATCATACTTAGTCTGTCTTTAATCTTTTACATATTAGGTTTAAAGTGCCGATCCGTGTAGAAAATCAAACAGGCACAACGTCTTTCACTGTTTTTGAATCTGTCGTGAAGAAGTTCGTTACCCAATCGGCTTATGAGTTAATGAAGGCTTTGTCTGAAGATGATGATTATCCTGAAGAGCTGGAACTTCTTTTACAAAAGACCCTTTTGTTTAAGATAGATGTTAGTGTTTATAACAAAGAACGTGGAATTCGAAACTACACTGTTAAAGATCCGACCGATGACCCAACATGTTTTGAACTCTATGAGAATTTCAAGGTAACATTTAATACTATTACATAATTTTGTACCTTGAttcaatatataatttttttctacgCACTCAATGTCTTTTTTTTTGTATTGTTATTCATTTTAACTTGCTGTTTGTGTGATGTATAAAATATCAATAGTTTCTTAACCTATCTTTAATATCATTAAGGCCGATCAACAAGTGGTTTTTAAAGATGTTGAGATTGAAGAATCATCTGAGAAACTTACTTCAGTTGGGAATGTATGAATACATTATATAATACTCAGTTCTAAATTTTTTTCATATCAcggtcatttttaatattatttttttataacaacTTATAATTTACATTTGTAGTGTGCGTCTAATGCTTCTGGAAGTCAGACCGTTGATCTCAGTCATGATACCTTTTTCAGCCCACCTCTTAAAAAAATCAAACAAGAAGGAATCAAATCTCCACCATCTGTTAAGTCTTCAACAACCAAGGTTAAATTCTCTGATCGTCCCAAACGTTTACGCTCATCCGATTCATGAATTAAACAAGATACATTTGTTAACTTTTATTTTAGGATTTCTTCTATGGAATTCCAATGGCATGTAAACTATATAATTATGTTTTCCCTGCACTATTTATCCTCCATATCCACCTTGATATGGATAACAATCTAATTTGTTATGGTTTTAAATGTTATTGTGTTTTGTGTTTTTATGTTTTTTGTGTTCAGGTTTTTATTAGGATTGACCTCTTTTTATAAACGTAACACCTTACCATTTTAATTAAAATGTGACTTTTCCTTTtcctttataaaatataatttagaaGGAAATTAAAGTTATCAATTTTGGAGCATTTATTGTTGTACATACGTGTTAACCTACCAACTCGATTCAGTAGCCCCCAAAATCTACTTTAAACCCTTACTTGTCAGAAAGCAACTTGCATTTTTCAAATACGTAAACATCAACTTCATTTTCCATCCTTTTTTTACTTTTTTCAAATAATACAAAAAATGGATCAACTTTCAAAGAATATTAATGTTCTTCCTAATGACATACTTGGTGAAATATTGTCAAGAGTCAGTCAACAATCATCGCTTCACTTGTGTGTTGCCAGATTGGTTTGCAAAGACTTTTGTAAGCACTCCGAACATTTTTTGGTTTATCGAAAGCTTTTAGA
The window above is part of the Rutidosis leptorrhynchoides isolate AG116_Rl617_1_P2 chromosome 1, CSIRO_AGI_Rlap_v1, whole genome shotgun sequence genome. Proteins encoded here:
- the LOC139904617 gene encoding replication protein A 70 kDa DNA-binding subunit B-like yields the protein MFTNKTIVVPFPPTEWRGTNGFSFIPFDVLRSKGLKVGVSADVIGRVANYFDVQDFRNTGELKSKYINLQLINLDGLQLDATLWGQFSLNFENYMKVLDDDASVILLIHFGVTKLHQDKLSVSTDCKNTNVLIDTDHPQIIEFRQRLTQIHSSEDSICSLAPSLSISSAHDPNSFFKKAQYVGLDRLNPSMEGIYIIHATINTILPDDTWYYIACKKCNKSAKRVIPNCDLTLDVDQLLNLERKCYGCINKPDVIVRFKVPIRVENQTGTTSFTVFESVVKKFVTQSAYELMKALSEDDDYPEELELLLQKTLLFKIDVSVYNKERGIRNYTVKDPTDDPTCFELYENFKADQQVVFKDVEIEESSEKLTSVGNCASNASGSQTVDLSHDTFFSPPLKKIKQEGIKSPPSVKSSTTKVFIRIDLFL